The Desulfallas thermosapovorans DSM 6562 genome contains the following window.
TCTTCCAACGTTACCTTATCTAAACAAAAGCCGTCAGGCAGGTAAAGGGGCAGTAGTATTTTGAAGGGCACTTTTGCCTGGGCCTCTTCAAGGGGTATTGTTACAGGCTGAATTGTAGTAATTTCATGTATTTCGTCCTGTTCATTCTTGGGCTTGTGGAAAAATTTGAAGACAATATTATTAATACTGCCTTCACCTTCCACATAAAAAAACTTCGAAATGACATTTCCAACCGCCGTTGCATTTTTAAGGATAAATGAGTTAGTGGCAACTATCACCAATAAAATTACAGCTACGGCAGCAAAAAGTGTTTTTACCCTGGCCGCCACCAGTTTTTTTCGTCTTTCATGGTATTTTTTATTAAGGCGGTGTAGAAACTCCTCCGGAGGAGGTGGCGGCACCTTCATATCCTTCATTGCGGTTTTTATTATTTCATCAATCCTGTCTTGTTCCATACATAACACCTTCCTTACTCCGCATCATTAACTTTAATTATCTTTTTAACCTCCGCTTTTGCCCTGTGTAATCTTGAACGAACAGCGGCTTCCGAAATACCCAGGCAATTAGCTATATCCTTTACCGGAAGATCGTAAAAATAGCGTAATACTAATACTTGTTTGTGTTCAATGGTCATTATACTTAAAATTTTTTGCGTATCTAATTTCAAATCCAACTTGGAGAATTCGTCTGTATCATTTGTTTTTTGGGTAAAAATTGTTTCTATGTTATCAACCAATAATTTTTTATTTTTTAATAGGTCCTTGGCGCAGTTCATGGCGATAACTGCCAGCCAGGGGCCTATTTTATTAGGATCACGCAATCCTTTAAATTTACTATAAGCCTTTAAAAAAGCTTCCTGGGTAGCATCTTCGGCAATTTCTTTATTCTTTGCTATAAAAAAAGCAGCATGAAAGGTTTTCTCATAATAAATCAATATATCCTCTGCTTTTAACCCGCTCATAATATCCCTCACATATAACTGGTGCCTTTGGTATTCGACATTATTACATAAAAAACCTGTTATATTTTAACTAAATTGGAGAATCATTTTATGTTTCCCAAAAGTCTTATTAGTAGAAAGGAGGTGGACAGTTGGCAAGGAAAGGAATATTAATTTTTTCCGTTTTATTGTTCTGCATTCTTTTGGTCTCTTCCGCCCAGGCCGGTGAATTA
Protein-coding sequences here:
- a CDS encoding DUF4367 domain-containing protein, with the protein product MEQDRIDEIIKTAMKDMKVPPPPPEEFLHRLNKKYHERRKKLVAARVKTLFAAVAVILLVIVATNSFILKNATAVGNVISKFFYVEGEGSINNIVFKFFHKPKNEQDEIHEITTIQPVTIPLEEAQAKVPFKILLPLYLPDGFCLDKVTLEEVYAPSYIITLYYKSSKGEMLSICEENIIGETGRGYMYDKDDTIIEEVSINGSTATVANLKDKYVRLFWLNQSISIEILGQVTKEEAIKIAKSLK
- a CDS encoding RNA polymerase sigma factor, producing the protein MSGLKAEDILIYYEKTFHAAFFIAKNKEIAEDATQEAFLKAYSKFKGLRDPNKIGPWLAVIAMNCAKDLLKNKKLLVDNIETIFTQKTNDTDEFSKLDLKLDTQKILSIMTIEHKQVLVLRYFYDLPVKDIANCLGISEAAVRSRLHRAKAEVKKIIKVNDAE